AACTGGACTCGGAGCGCGTCTTGTCCGGGATACAGATCGGGCCCTGACAAGCGCCCATACCGGCCGGGACTTCCGCCCCTAGTGGCAGCAGGTGCGCGGTGGTCGAATCGTTGTATCTGATCGGTAACTGCGAAAGGAGCATAGATGGGCCGCCTTCCCGCACCACACCGTGCTGGTCCGATGGACACCTGCCAGCTGCCGATTCCCGAGCCTGCCTCACAGGATTGGCGTTCACGGGGCAGCTGCCGCGACGTTGACCCGATAGTGTTCTATGGTCCCGATCGCGAAAGAGCCGCGGCCCGACGACGACGTGTGGCCAGTGCCAAAGCGATCTGCCAGACGTGTCCGGTAAAGCGCGCCTGCCTCAGACAGTCACTGAGATTCCCTGAACCGCACGGGGTCTGGGGAGGCCTCACCGCCGATGAACGCAGCAACATACTGATGGAACGTGCGCTCGCGGGCAGGGAAGTGGACAGTGCGGCAACGTAACGCGCGAGATGAGGGCATTCGCCCAGCCCCGCGGGCGGCAGCGCGTACTCGTCGGTGACATTGCCAGACAGCGGGGGACGGGCGAGGTCGATCTGGCTGGTGTCCATCGGCGTGATCGGTCTGGCAACGTCCGTGGCGCAGCAGTCGTTGGTGCGTCTGCGGTATCGACAATCGGACGACGAGTTGCGGTTGCTGACGGCCGGACCGGAGGACTCAACGGGATGCAACACAAAGGGGGAGGGCGGTGCCGGACCTGCCCCCGAGGGGCCGTGCACGTGATCCGGCCCACCCATATACCAACCTGCACAAGGCTTGTTCCGCCCCGTCGGTCAAGCCAGTCTTTCGGCTTTGCGGGCTGCGCGGCTGAGCCGGCGCTCCTTGGCCGCGTCGAACTTCACGCAGGATTCTTCGAGCTTCTTGACCAAGACACCAAGATCATCCCGCGCCCGCGCCCCGTCGCCGGTGAAGTCCTCGCGTTCGAAGATCCGCCACTTCCTGAGTTGAGGCATCACGATCTCCTCCAGGTGGACGCGCGGGTCGTAAATGCCGCCAACCGCAATGGTCACCGCCTTACGGCGAAACGCGGGAATGGTGTAGCCGGGCATCGTGAAGTTGTTGAGGATCCGGTACACCGAAGCGATGGCCTGATTCGGCGCGAGTTCGAACCCCGCCGCGGAGATATCGCGGTAGAAGAGCATGTGCAGATTCTCGTCGGCTGAAACTCGTTGCAGCAGTTGATCAGCAATTGGATCATTGCACGCCTTGCCGGTGTTGCGGTGCGACACCCGGGTAGCCAGTTCCTGGAAACTCACGTAGAGGACGGAGTCGAGGAGGCTGTCGGCGAACAGGTCACCCTGATGATTCTGGCCGGGGGAGAAGCCGCGGGTGATCTGCTCGACCCGCAACTCTTCGAGTTCGACCGGGTCGCAAGCGCGCGTCACCACGAGGTAGTCGCGCAGTGCGAGGCTGTGCCGGTTTTCTTCCGTGGTCCAGCGGTTGACCCACTGGCCCCACGCACCGTCCATGCCCATGTTCATCGCAATCTCGCGGTGATAGGAAGGTAGGTTGTCTTCGGTGAGCAGGTTGACCACCATGGCGAGCCTGGCGACCTCCGACAACTGCGATTGCTCTGGGTGCCAATCCTCGCCGCCCAGAGCGTAATAGTTCTTGCCGTCCGACCACGGAATGTAGTCGTGCGGATTCCAGTCCTTCATCATCGACAGATGCCTGTTGAGCAGCCGCTCCGCCACCGGTTCCAACTCATGCAGCAATCGCAGATCGTTCGAGTCCTTCGGCAAAGTCCCTCCTGAGCCTCGTACCTGTTACTTGCAGTTTCATCTAACGGGTCGTGTTCGCACGTGGATAGGGACCTTTGTCATCGCTCGCCGCCTCCAGCGCGCAGGGGACGGCACGTCGCAGTTTGATTGACAGATCAGGACTTTCGACTCTGGCGCTGTTCGCCCACCGGGCGTAATCAGAAGGGGTGAGGCGAGCGGTGCGTACGCAATGGACGGTTCACCGCACCGGCACGCGTACGCAGATCCGCCATGAACGACGCCCTCAAATCCGTCGAGATGACCACAGGAGGCTGAACAAACCGTGGCTGGCACAGCGGATTCCGACTGCATTGCCCCTTCTGACAGCGGCGACACCACCACGGAGAAGCGGCCACGCTTGTCTCGGAGGGGTTGGGCTCTGCTCGCCACCGCGACGCTCGTTGTCGCCCCGCTCTCAGGTGCGGCGGGCTGGGAGCTGAACAGCCGGCTCCGCAACAGCGGCACGTCCGCGGCCATTGACAGGCAGTGGCTGATCAAGCTGGTGGACCTGGCTGCCCAGTTCCCCTCTGGGTTCCACCTGACCTCTGCCGATGCCGTGGACCTGGCCGAACAGTCCCGCTTGATGCAGGGCGCCACCGTCATCCCGGCGAACTGCGCCAATCCGGCGGAGCGGAACGGCGGCGTGTCCCCACCCGCGGGCGCCGTTCTCGACAGCCTTGCCGGAAGAACTCAGGGCCGCGTGCTGGAAGTGACCGCCCTGGCGTCTCCCCAGCCGATACCGGTGCGAGATGTGCCCCCGCACTGTGACGCGGTGGTGTTCTACAAGGCTGGTCTCATCCAGGGCTTCACCGGCCCGGTCTCGCCACCCCCGATCCCGGACGGGGTAGCGGTGAAGTCGAGCCAGGCCGTCCGGGTCCGCTACACCATCACAGACGGCACCGGACCCAGCATCGACACTGTCTGCTACGTCTACCGAGCACTGCTCGACGACCTGCACTCGGTCACCGTGACTTTCGCCGGCCAGATCAGCCCAGGGCCACTTCGTGACATCGACCCGACTCCGGCCAGTGATCTGTTCACACACGCACTGACAACGCTGCAAACGTCCTGACGGCAGTGTGCGGATGTGACGATCAGCCGCCGAGTTCACACCACGGGGTCGGCCTCGGCGGCATAGACGCCCAGTAGGTCACGGGCAGAGACGATACCCACCAAAACACCAGCACGCTCTACCAGGATGTGCCGGATGTGGCGGTCGGTCATCCGAACAGCCACTTGTTCGACAGTATCCGACGCCGCGCACCAGACCAGGTTTGTGCTCGCCACGTCGACGACGGGGACCGCAGCTGGATCCTGATGGGCGGCGATGACACGTATGGCGTCACGTTCGCTGACCAGCGCCACTGGCCGTTCCTGGTCGCCGACCACCACGGCGCCGATCCCGGCCTCGGCCATGGCCTCCGCGGCAGTCGCGACTGTCGCGTCGGAGGGCACCCGAACCACTGCGTCACCGATGAGATCCGCGACCGAGATCGAACCGGCTGAGGGAACATTGACCATGGCACGATCGTGGCACCACGCATCTGCTGCGGATAGGGACTTAAGTCTTCTAGTCAGCTGGACGTTCTCCCATGAAGTGACATTCGGCCCTGGAAACCTCCGGCCCGCAAACGATATGTATAGGAAGAGGTCGCGGCGCAAGACATGTGCCTCGCTGCAGCGCCGCAGAGCGACGAATTGGATGGTCGGCCGGCCGCGTCCGCTACGCACCGGAAACCAGGCCTCGACATCCCACGCCAGAAGCTCGCCGATGCAGCCTTCCGCTCTTGGAGGGTGAAACCAGCTAGGGGACAACCTGAGTGAGCCCGCCAGTCGCAGGCCCTCCACCAGTCGTCAATGACGGCGACAACGCCCGCACCGTCGCCGTGCGCCGGACACCACGACAATTGCCTAAACAAGCCACCGCACACCTCCGCGCGGCACCTAACGCCGAACTGGGATCCGCTGTGCTCTACGTAGTCCGCGGCCCGACTTCTGGCGCCGAATTCGAATTGGCCCATCCATACACCACTGCCGGCCGCCATCGCGACAGCACAGTCCTTCTGGATCACGTCAACTGTCAGCCGCAGGCACGCCGAGTTTCGTTGGGTTGACGGCCATTACTGGGTCATCGACACCGGAAGCCTCAACGGTGTCTACGTCAACCAGGTCCGGGTTGAGTCTGCGCCCGTGACCAATGGCGACGAGATCTGGATAGGTGCATTCGACCTCGCATTCAACTGCCGTGAACTCGATGCTCCCCAGCGGTTTCGCTAACGCGGTCTGCTGGAGCGCCATTTCGTGAGGTTGATGATGTTTGCGGCGATGCTGGATACGCTGCGATCGTCAGTGGGTAGGCGAGGGTCTGCTGCACGATCAGGTGACAGTTTCGGTCACGCGGCCTGACTGGCCGGTGCGGTCATAATCGCTTCGAATTCGATCGGGGTCAACCGCCCGAGTCCGGCTTGGCGTCGGCGGCGATGGTAGGTCCGTTCGATCCAGGTGACGATCGCGATCCTCAACTCTTCTCGTGTGCTCCACCGGCGGCGATCGAGCACGTTCTTCTGGAGCAGCGCGAAGAAGCTCTCCATGGCTGCATTGTCGCCGGCCGCTCCGACACGGCCCATCGATCCAACCATCTCGTGATGGCCGAGCGCGTGCACGAATTTCCTTGACCTGAACTGAGATCCGCGATCAGAGTGCAGAATGCAACCGGCCACATCACCGCGGCGTGCCACCGCGCTACTGAGCGCTGCAGCGGCCAGCCGGGACTTCATTCGAGAGTCGATCGAGTACCCGACGATGCGGTTGGAGAACACGTCCTTGATCGCACAAAGATAGAGCTTGCCCTCATCGGTGCGATGCTCGGTGATATCGCTGAGCCACAGCTGATTTGGACCACCAGCGGTGAAGTCGCGCTCGACAAGATCATCGTGCACCGGCGGGCCCACTTTGCCGTTCTTGCCGCGCTTCTTGCCGAACACGCTCCACCACCGGTTCTGCGAGCAGATCCGCCAACCAGTGCGCTGCGCCATCGGCTCGCCGGCATCGGATGCCTCTTCGACAAGGTAGCGGTAGCCGAACTCCGGGTCATCCTTGTGAGCATCGAACAGGGCATTGGCGCGATACGCCTCGATGACCTCAGCGTCGGTGATGGGATTGGCCCGCCAGCGGTAGTAAGGCTGGCGGGCGAGCTTGAGTACCCGGCACGTCACCGCGACGGGGATCCCATCGGCGGCGAGCTCACTTACGAGCGGGTAGAGCCTTTTCCCGGAAGGTTGGCCTGTGACAGATAGGCCGCAGCCCGGCGCAGCACTTCATTCTCCTGCTCGAGCAGCTTGATCCGACGCCGCGCATCCCGCAGCTCAGCGGACTCGCCAGTGCGCTTGCCCGGCTTGGCGCCCTCGTCGATGTCGGCTTGGCGCATCCACTTGTGCAGCGTCACCGGGTGCACACCGAAATCAGTGGCGATCTGCTCGATCGTCACCCCGTCATCGCGGTCGCGGGCGACCCGGACGACATCGTCGCGGAACTCGCGAGGGTAGGGCCTTGCCATGCTGACATCCTTCCAGCTCACCCACCCTGGGCAAGCCAACTCAGATGTCACCTGATCGTGCAGCAGACCCCGATGAGTAGCGGCAGCAACACCAGATTCAAGCCGTGCGTTCATCTCATTGCTTGACTCGAGATGCTGTTCCAGAGTGGAGCCGATCTCGCGCTTGCCGAGACGCACTCGCGCAGTGGCGTCGGTGCAGGTGAGGAGGATTGACACGACAGTGGGATTCCCTCCCATGGCAGTGGTGAGTCGCTCCATCACTTCAGGCAACACACTGGCAGTGTTGATATAGATCATGCGGTGGTAGCCGAGTGCGCGATAATTCGCCCACATGGCTGCGAGGTTTCGCTCGGCGAGGTCGTCTACGTGCGACGGGACGGGATAGGCCATGTCGAGGAAGTCGCCATCTATGAGGCAGTGAGTGACGCCCGCCGCGCTCAACTGCGCGTGCATTTCGAAACCGACACTGGTCTTCCCGGTGCCGGACCGCCCGCCGATGAACACCACTTCGCTTGTCACATGCCGAGTGTCTCTGATTGTCGGCACTTTTGGCGAGGCGATGAGCAGCTGCGCGGCGTCGACCGGTATCCACGAATCGGTGTGAGCGGACGGAAAATCCCTTTCTTGTCGGGGCGCACATCTTTTAGGATTCGGCCCGTGCTGTCCCGCCCTCTGTCCGTTAGCGATGAGACGATCGCCGATGTGGTCGCTGCGCACTGGTTGCCTCAGGTCGCCGATATCAGTTATCTGCCATGGGGTTTCGGTGCGCACCACTGGCGAGTGATCGGCGGCGGGACCACGTTGTTCGTGACGTTGGACCAGCTGGAACCTCGACACACCGGATCGTCTCTCGAGGCTGCCTACGCCGGAGCAGCCGCCCTGGCCGGCGCTGGTTTGAACATGGTGTGTGCACCGCTGCCGGCCCGGACTGGACGATTCACCGTCGATGTCGGGGCCGGTGTACTCAGCGTGACGCCGTGGCTGCAGGGCAGCAGCCCGACCGAGGCCCAGGCCCGCGAACCCCGCCATCTCCGGGAAGTGGTTCTGGCTCTGGATGCGCTACACCGCGCCGTTCCACCTGAGGAGATTCGCCCATGGGCCCCGAAAGTCGACGCTTCATTCGCCCACGAGTTGCGAACTCGCACCGCCGAGCCATGGACGAGCGGTCCGCTGGCAGAAGAGGCGCGGCTGGCTCTCGCCGCGCACATTGAACCGATCCAACGCTGGACCGAGCGCTACCTGGACCTCGCGGAGGCAGCACGTGCCCGACGCGACGCATGGGTGCCGACACATGGCGAGCCACACAACGACAACCAGGTCGTGACCGCGGACGGCGTGCAGCTGGTCGATTGGGAGTCGCTCGCGCTTGCGCCACCCGAACGCGATTACGCCGACCTACCCGCCTCGGCACACGAGCTATTGCATGCCGACCCCGCGATAGTAGAGCTGTTCGCGCTGGACTGGCGGCTCAGCGAGATCGCCGAGTACGCACGATGGTTCGCCGCTGCGCATATCGGCACCGAAGACGACCACACCGCTTTGGAAGGGCTGCACGAAGAACTGACGGGGGAGGCGCAGTGACGCTGTCGCTCACCAAATCCATTCCGCCGCAACAGGTTACATCACAGTGACGAATATCGCCCTCCTGGGCCCCCGCCTTTATGGGAAGGGGATTGCAGGAATCGCGGAAGGCAACTGAATCTGGGGGATCGCGGCAGGCAATTCAATCTGGGGCACATCGGCCGGAAGTTGAGCCCGCGGGATGTCACTCGGCAGTTCGACATTAGGAACGGAGCTCGGCAACGACACCGGTGGGACATCGCTCGGATACGGGAACGGTGGCATGTTGGCCGGAACTGGCAGCGTTGTCACTGGATCGTCCGATGCGACCGGTCGGCCCGGAGAGCCCGAGCAGCCGGCGGCGAGCATCACCGCGGCCATCAGGGGTGGGAGCAGCGCAACTCGCCACCGAGCTCGCCTCACACCAATAGCCATCCGGTCAGCCCCTTGCCGTCAATGACGACGCTATCACCGGCCAAGCGCTCGAAGCCGGCGCCGAGCCCATCTCAGGCCAGCGGCAGCCGAAAGTGCCTGCACTGCAATCGAATCTCATACACAGGCACCACCCGACAAATCGTCACTGTGACGCAACACTAGCCTGAGACCGGGGTAATGAGGAGCGCGTTAGTGGCCGTCACCACCGACGGATCGACGTGAGTATCGGCGTACACATCCCAGTCGACTGGCGACTGGATCCTTGGCGGGGCGACCGGCGGCGCCGCGACGCTTGCGCGGGTTACACATCGCGCAGCCGCCACGAACGAGACGGTGACGGTCGGGCGCGAGAAGCTTCCGGGGCGGCTCCGCACACACGGCGAAGATATCGACCCGTACGCCAACGGCAGTCGCTATCACCAGGTCGGTATGCTGGTACCGGTGCGTGCTCGCCAGGTGCGAGTTACCGTCTCCTGCATGCCGGGAACCCCCACACAGGGGCCGCAGCCGCGCAATTCGAATGATCAACCCGAGACCTCGGGTTGATTTGCTCGCCAACTCGATAGCGT
The window above is part of the Mycolicibacterium fortuitum subsp. fortuitum genome. Proteins encoded here:
- a CDS encoding acyl-ACP desaturase, whose protein sequence is MPKDSNDLRLLHELEPVAERLLNRHLSMMKDWNPHDYIPWSDGKNYYALGGEDWHPEQSQLSEVARLAMVVNLLTEDNLPSYHREIAMNMGMDGAWGQWVNRWTTEENRHSLALRDYLVVTRACDPVELEELRVEQITRGFSPGQNHQGDLFADSLLDSVLYVSFQELATRVSHRNTGKACNDPIADQLLQRVSADENLHMLFYRDISAAGFELAPNQAIASVYRILNNFTMPGYTIPAFRRKAVTIAVGGIYDPRVHLEEIVMPQLRKWRIFEREDFTGDGARARDDLGVLVKKLEESCVKFDAAKERRLSRAARKAERLA
- a CDS encoding DUF5642 family protein; amino-acid sequence: MAGTADSDCIAPSDSGDTTTEKRPRLSRRGWALLATATLVVAPLSGAAGWELNSRLRNSGTSAAIDRQWLIKLVDLAAQFPSGFHLTSADAVDLAEQSRLMQGATVIPANCANPAERNGGVSPPAGAVLDSLAGRTQGRVLEVTALASPQPIPVRDVPPHCDAVVFYKAGLIQGFTGPVSPPPIPDGVAVKSSQAVRVRYTITDGTGPSIDTVCYVYRALLDDLHSVTVTFAGQISPGPLRDIDPTPASDLFTHALTTLQTS
- a CDS encoding IS3 family transposase (programmed frameshift); its protein translation is MARPYPREFRDDVVRVARDRDDGVTIEQIATDFGVHPVTLHKWMRQADIDEGAKPGKRTGESAELRDARRRIKLLEQENEVLRRAAAYLSQANLPKRLYPLVSELAADGIPVAVTCRVLKLARQPYYRWRANPITDAEVIEAYRANALFDAHKDDPEFGYRYLVEEASDAGEPMAQRTGWRICSQNRWWSVFGKKRGKNGKVGPPVHDDLVERDFTAGGPNQLWLSDITEHRTDEGKLYLCAIKDVFSNRIVGYSIDSRMKSRLAAAALSSAVARRGDVAGCILHSDRGSQFRSRKFVHALGHHEMVGSMGRVGAAGDNAAMESFFALLQKNVLDRRRWSTREELRIAIVTWIERTYHRRRRQAGLGRLTPIEFEAIMTAPASQAA
- a CDS encoding phosphotransferase yields the protein MLSRPLSVSDETIADVVAAHWLPQVADISYLPWGFGAHHWRVIGGGTTLFVTLDQLEPRHTGSSLEAAYAGAAALAGAGLNMVCAPLPARTGRFTVDVGAGVLSVTPWLQGSSPTEAQAREPRHLREVVLALDALHRAVPPEEIRPWAPKVDASFAHELRTRTAEPWTSGPLAEEARLALAAHIEPIQRWTERYLDLAEAARARRDAWVPTHGEPHNDNQVVTADGVQLVDWESLALAPPERDYADLPASAHELLHADPAIVELFALDWRLSEIAEYARWFAAAHIGTEDDHTALEGLHEELTGEAQ
- a CDS encoding WhiB family transcriptional regulator, with protein sequence MDTCQLPIPEPASQDWRSRGSCRDVDPIVFYGPDRERAAARRRRVASAKAICQTCPVKRACLRQSLRFPEPHGVWGGLTADERSNILMERALAGREVDSAAT
- a CDS encoding CBS domain-containing protein; translated protein: MVNVPSAGSISVADLIGDAVVRVPSDATVATAAEAMAEAGIGAVVVGDQERPVALVSERDAIRVIAAHQDPAAVPVVDVASTNLVWCAASDTVEQVAVRMTDRHIRHILVERAGVLVGIVSARDLLGVYAAEADPVV
- a CDS encoding FHA domain-containing protein, with the protein product MDTGSLNGVYVNQVRVESAPVTNGDEIWIGAFDLAFNCRELDAPQRFR